Proteins encoded in a region of the Rhodopirellula halodulae genome:
- a CDS encoding ATP-binding protein, with translation MNRIPPITPVPIQTPNRSMPSLQNILVIEDDPDAAESLSDVLSVEGYNVTTTACVQEALNVLGSQAFGLILTDRRLPDGMIEDRLPEIKSGCPETPIIVVTGYSDLQAAIVAFRHGISDYVIKPIIPEDLIQTVRRIIEKQELEYQFQQEHAFAERLQSTAEAIILVLDPDGQIVHFNRFFTELTGWFQQDLIGENWFDRCIFEDDLSRLHHVHSSIIRSGGHRGITNRIRCKNGEAREIRWSNAKLDGDESESDYVLSVGIDVSDLAEVTKRAVRAERLAAIGETVAALAHESRNAIQRMQAAAEVLALDIRGNHDSEEELAVIQRAASDLSTLLESVRAFAAPIHANLECANLGEIMQRAWSDLQNKRQGRDATLTVPSDHCQHVMEVDISRMEQVFRNLFTNSLEACEDPVDIQIKCQCTDDDIRLSVIDNGPGLNQDQATHLFEPFYTTKSTGTGLGMPICQRIIEAHGGDIHAESHPGQTTINICLPRTLPASHDPSFGPNDA, from the coding sequence ATGAACCGCATCCCACCGATTACTCCCGTTCCCATTCAGACTCCCAATCGTTCCATGCCGTCGCTTCAGAACATTTTGGTCATCGAAGATGATCCCGATGCTGCGGAGTCACTGTCCGACGTTCTTTCGGTCGAAGGTTACAACGTCACGACAACCGCGTGCGTGCAAGAAGCTCTAAACGTTTTGGGCAGCCAAGCATTCGGTTTGATACTGACTGACCGCCGTTTGCCGGATGGGATGATCGAGGACCGACTGCCGGAGATCAAATCCGGTTGCCCAGAAACACCCATCATCGTGGTGACGGGTTACAGCGATCTTCAGGCTGCAATCGTTGCCTTTCGGCATGGAATCTCGGACTACGTGATCAAGCCCATCATTCCCGAGGACCTGATCCAAACCGTTCGCCGAATCATCGAAAAGCAGGAACTCGAGTACCAATTCCAGCAAGAGCACGCCTTCGCAGAACGACTTCAATCCACCGCGGAAGCCATCATTCTTGTCCTGGACCCCGATGGCCAAATTGTTCACTTCAATCGCTTCTTCACCGAACTGACCGGCTGGTTTCAACAAGATTTGATCGGTGAGAACTGGTTCGACCGCTGCATTTTCGAAGATGACCTCTCACGCCTGCATCACGTCCATTCATCGATCATTCGATCCGGTGGGCATCGAGGGATCACCAATCGGATCCGCTGCAAGAACGGCGAAGCTCGAGAGATACGCTGGTCCAACGCGAAGCTGGATGGTGATGAATCCGAGTCCGACTACGTCCTGTCCGTCGGCATCGACGTTTCAGATTTGGCCGAGGTCACCAAACGGGCGGTGAGAGCCGAACGCTTGGCCGCCATCGGCGAAACCGTGGCTGCGTTGGCCCACGAAAGTCGCAACGCGATTCAACGCATGCAAGCCGCCGCGGAAGTTCTGGCACTCGACATCCGTGGCAATCACGATTCGGAAGAAGAACTGGCGGTGATCCAACGTGCCGCTTCGGACCTATCGACGTTGCTCGAAAGCGTCCGCGCATTTGCCGCTCCCATCCACGCCAATTTGGAATGCGCCAACCTGGGCGAAATCATGCAGAGAGCCTGGTCCGATCTGCAGAACAAACGACAGGGACGTGACGCAACGTTGACGGTTCCCAGCGATCATTGCCAACATGTGATGGAGGTCGACATCAGTCGGATGGAGCAGGTGTTTCGAAACCTGTTCACGAATTCGCTGGAGGCTTGCGAAGACCCAGTGGATATCCAGATCAAATGTCAGTGCACCGACGATGACATCCGGCTGTCAGTCATCGACAACGGGCCCGGACTGAACCAAGATCAAGCGACCCATTTGTTCGAGCCGTTCTACACCACCAAATCGACCGGCACCGGTTTGGGCATGCCCATTTGTCAACGAATTATCGAAGCCCACGGTGGTGACATTCATGCTGAATCCCATCCCGGACAAACCACCATCAACATCTGTTTGCCGCGAACGCTTCCAGCTTCACATGATCCGTCTTTTGGTCCGAACGATGCGTGA
- a CDS encoding two-component system sensor histidine kinase NtrB: protein MIQDHDHSLLAAILATAVDAIIVIDDGGIVRVINDATVRMFGYSESEIVGQNISMLMPSPYRDEHDGYLRDYQRTGIAKIIGIGREVQARRKDGTVFPINLAVSEVKMKEGRWFAGIIHDVTETKRTRDELAVLNDQLEERVREKTRELEAAQADLVKAERFATLGKVAGGIAHEIRNPLSVIRTSTYFLRHANDQPEAKRQSHLDRIERQVTMIDNVVTALVDVARLPEPSVVRCDVASVVVAVNQSLETPDSFKIDQRHPETLPPAKIDPNQVSIVFQNLLRNAMDAMPDGGLVQISSREENGFVVVRVTDHGPGIPPENMDRILEPLYSTKTRGMGLGLAICMVILQKNDGHLTVHNQPNAGAAFEVHLPIFGE, encoded by the coding sequence ATGATTCAAGACCACGATCACTCACTGCTTGCTGCGATTCTGGCGACTGCGGTCGATGCCATCATTGTCATCGACGATGGCGGGATCGTTCGTGTGATCAACGATGCCACCGTTCGCATGTTCGGTTACAGCGAATCGGAGATCGTTGGTCAGAACATCTCCATGCTGATGCCATCGCCCTATCGAGACGAACACGATGGCTACCTTCGCGATTATCAGCGAACCGGAATCGCGAAGATCATTGGAATCGGACGAGAAGTTCAAGCTCGACGCAAAGACGGCACGGTGTTCCCCATCAATTTGGCGGTCAGTGAAGTCAAGATGAAAGAGGGACGTTGGTTCGCCGGCATCATCCACGACGTCACGGAAACCAAGCGAACGCGAGACGAATTGGCAGTACTCAATGACCAGTTGGAGGAACGCGTCCGGGAGAAAACGCGTGAATTAGAAGCGGCACAGGCTGACTTGGTCAAAGCGGAACGCTTCGCAACGTTGGGCAAGGTTGCCGGCGGAATCGCTCATGAGATTCGAAACCCTCTGAGCGTCATCCGAACATCCACCTATTTTCTTCGGCACGCGAATGATCAACCCGAAGCCAAACGGCAATCACATCTGGATCGGATTGAACGTCAAGTTACCATGATCGACAACGTGGTCACCGCCTTGGTGGATGTGGCTCGATTGCCGGAACCGTCCGTGGTCCGCTGCGACGTGGCGTCGGTCGTGGTAGCCGTGAACCAAAGCCTGGAAACACCGGACTCCTTCAAGATCGATCAGCGTCACCCGGAAACGCTGCCGCCAGCCAAGATTGACCCGAATCAAGTTTCGATCGTTTTTCAAAACCTGCTGCGCAACGCCATGGATGCCATGCCCGACGGTGGATTGGTGCAAATTTCTTCCCGCGAGGAGAATGGATTTGTCGTGGTGCGAGTGACGGACCACGGACCAGGAATCCCACCTGAAAACATGGACCGCATTCTGGAGCCGCTGTACTCCACCAAGACACGAGGCATGGGCTTGGGACTGGCAATTTGCATGGTCATTCTGCAGAAAAACGACGGTCACCTAACCGTCCACAATCAACCCAACGCAGGAGCCGCCTTCGAAGTCCATCTGCCGATATTCGGTGAATGA
- a CDS encoding chemotaxis protein CheB gives MHSTHSENPDAVDVPVQRIRAVAGIGASAGGLKALEEFFGKLPSDTGMTFIVVQHLSPDFKSLMDEILSRFTNMNVVNTENGTILEPNTVYLIQPKKNLTVVDGHFVTSDMDREQIQRPVDLLFQSIAKSFGANAFGVVLSGTGSDGTAGVRAIYESGGITYAQLPDTAQFDGMPKNAIATDCINYILSPSEIAVSLWEHLNEPDGPSRREELTSEDLSGIRLVFSLLSDRHSIDFSGYKESTVARRLERRLHSRHCKSIQQYAELLRSDKAEVDTLYHDLLIGVTKFFRDTEAFFSLQSRINRMVAHLKPDEEFRIWVAGCASGEEAYTMAMIGTEAFERLGKEPRFKVLATDAHQGALDRAASGMFSAESLEFVSRQRQNRFFTPVSKTRYKVTPEIRRQIVFAQHNLIVDPPFTKIHVVTCRNMLIYFKPQAQNAAIASLHFSLEKDGLMMLGSSETPGKLQDEFETLDPTWRIYRKLRSLPVAIKSYEQLRAKEQAPRRLVNILNRDKPEQLSFTGLLDAYDLLLGEFVECGLLLDEQRNVLHVFGDASKYLQNTAGRFSGNLLRMIEGEARTTLGAALVRSAREPESKIVIRDVPFFVNGKIADTDVTVRMLHSAVQSAFVWFVELGVPDTKHNVVETEVRVARPGDQYDALEAELAFAKESLSATIEELETSNEELQSTNEELIASNEELQSTNQELHSVNEELYSVNAENHRKITELQEVTEDIENLLSSTDIGTLFVDENLYIRRFTPAATRYFNLVDHDIGRSLSSFTHSMVIEDLPEQLEIVLRSGKKFIREVDTINGERILLRVVPYISGSSRKGAIINILDLNAFRDEAQSAE, from the coding sequence ATGCATAGCACTCACTCGGAAAATCCCGACGCGGTCGACGTACCCGTTCAACGCATTCGGGCGGTGGCGGGGATCGGCGCGTCCGCTGGTGGGCTGAAAGCGTTGGAGGAGTTCTTCGGCAAATTGCCGAGTGATACGGGAATGACGTTCATCGTTGTTCAGCATCTGTCGCCGGACTTCAAGAGTTTAATGGATGAAATCCTTTCGCGATTCACCAACATGAATGTGGTCAATACCGAGAACGGAACCATACTCGAACCAAACACGGTTTACCTGATTCAGCCGAAAAAGAACCTGACGGTCGTGGATGGTCATTTCGTGACCAGCGACATGGATCGGGAACAAATTCAACGTCCGGTGGATTTGTTGTTCCAGTCCATTGCGAAGAGTTTTGGTGCCAATGCGTTCGGCGTTGTTTTGTCGGGCACCGGGTCCGATGGAACGGCGGGAGTGCGTGCTATCTACGAAAGTGGAGGCATCACCTACGCGCAGCTTCCGGACACTGCGCAGTTCGACGGGATGCCAAAGAACGCCATCGCAACGGATTGCATCAATTATATTTTGTCGCCATCAGAGATCGCGGTCTCACTTTGGGAACATCTGAATGAACCCGATGGTCCATCGCGTCGGGAAGAATTGACCTCTGAAGACCTGTCTGGGATTCGCCTCGTCTTTTCGCTGTTGTCAGATCGTCACAGCATTGACTTCAGTGGCTACAAAGAGTCCACCGTGGCGCGACGGCTGGAACGCCGACTGCATTCACGTCACTGTAAAAGCATCCAGCAGTACGCCGAGCTATTGCGTTCGGATAAAGCAGAGGTCGACACGCTCTATCACGATTTGTTGATCGGTGTGACCAAGTTCTTTCGTGATACGGAAGCGTTCTTCTCACTTCAGTCGCGAATCAACCGAATGGTTGCTCACCTGAAACCGGACGAAGAGTTTCGGATCTGGGTGGCGGGTTGTGCGTCGGGCGAAGAAGCCTACACGATGGCGATGATCGGGACGGAAGCCTTTGAGCGATTGGGCAAAGAGCCGCGTTTCAAAGTCTTGGCCACCGACGCACATCAAGGAGCTTTGGACCGAGCGGCCAGCGGGATGTTCTCCGCCGAATCCTTGGAATTCGTTTCGCGACAACGACAGAACCGATTCTTCACTCCGGTCAGCAAAACGCGATACAAGGTCACGCCCGAGATCCGGCGGCAGATTGTGTTCGCACAGCACAACCTAATCGTCGATCCGCCGTTCACCAAAATTCATGTGGTGACGTGTCGAAACATGCTGATCTATTTCAAGCCTCAGGCCCAGAATGCTGCGATCGCTTCGTTGCATTTCTCGTTGGAAAAAGATGGCCTGATGATGCTCGGAAGCAGCGAGACGCCCGGCAAGCTGCAAGACGAGTTTGAAACGTTGGACCCGACGTGGCGAATCTATCGCAAACTTCGATCATTGCCGGTGGCCATCAAGTCGTACGAACAACTGAGGGCGAAAGAGCAAGCGCCTCGACGATTGGTCAATATCCTGAATCGGGACAAGCCAGAGCAACTGAGCTTCACTGGTCTGCTAGACGCTTATGACTTGTTGTTGGGTGAATTTGTCGAGTGTGGGTTGCTGCTGGATGAACAACGCAATGTGCTGCACGTGTTCGGCGACGCCAGCAAGTACCTGCAAAACACCGCCGGCCGTTTCAGTGGCAATTTGCTGAGGATGATTGAAGGAGAGGCCCGCACGACGTTGGGCGCGGCGTTGGTTCGTTCGGCTCGGGAGCCCGAGTCAAAGATCGTGATCCGTGACGTGCCGTTTTTCGTCAACGGAAAGATCGCGGATACCGATGTCACCGTGCGGATGCTGCACAGCGCCGTTCAATCGGCGTTTGTGTGGTTCGTTGAACTGGGGGTGCCCGACACAAAGCACAATGTGGTCGAAACCGAGGTTCGCGTCGCGCGGCCGGGGGACCAATACGACGCGTTGGAAGCGGAGTTGGCATTTGCCAAGGAAAGCTTGAGTGCCACCATCGAAGAGCTGGAAACCAGCAATGAAGAATTGCAATCCACCAACGAAGAGTTGATTGCATCCAACGAGGAACTTCAAAGCACCAACCAAGAATTGCATAGCGTCAATGAAGAGTTGTACTCTGTGAATGCGGAAAACCACCGCAAGATCACCGAGCTTCAAGAAGTCACCGAGGATATCGAAAACCTGCTCAGCAGCACGGACATTGGAACCCTGTTCGTCGACGAAAATCTTTACATTCGTCGGTTCACGCCCGCAGCGACGCGTTATTTCAATTTGGTGGACCACGACATTGGCCGCTCGCTATCGAGTTTCACTCACTCGATGGTGATTGAAGACTTGCCGGAGCAACTCGAGATTGTTCTTCGTTCGGGTAAAAAGTTCATTCGCGAGGTGGATACGATTAACGGGGAACGCATCCTGTTGCGAGTTGTGCCTTACATCAGCGGAAGTTCACGCAAAGGCGCCATCATCAACATCCTCGACCTGAATGCCTTTCGAGACGAAGCCCAGTCGGCCGAATGA
- a CDS encoding chemotaxis protein CheB yields the protein MSDSEDQPLLVIGIGASAGGLAPIEDFFDHMPADSGMAFVIIQHLSPDFKSLMDELLARHTKMTIRKVTDGMTVEPDTIYLIPPEKNMALSAGKLLLTQQDHARGLNLPIDIFFRSLAQDAGPRAVAIVLSGTGSDGSRGIKDVRELGGVVMVQTEASAGFDGMPRAAIQSNAVDVVCTPEEMPSRLIEYAKGRDRDVLKNQDEISEGTGDSALFSILRMFRLRHGLDFALYKPATITRRLERRMQMGGFKDANEYAALLENDEEEVEALYRDLLVEVTQFFRDEAAFVRLRNEIIPKIVENAAVGDELRIWVPGCATGEEAYSIAMLFHEAMEKEGRTCDYKVFATDVHRTSLETASTGVYPTSALDTVPTDFQVKYFTQSGGLCHIKRDVRQRVIFAANDLTNDPPFTRLDFISCRNVLIYLEPKIQKRILSLFHFGLRTGGILFLGPSETVGDLAPEFETLDRHWRLYSKRRDVRLPDAARLPMTPILSTVIREKQHGFVAVAPQGDRQAWVSTAMEDLLTKHVPPSLMVNEFNEVIHTFGDARKLLVQPEGRPSLDVLKMLCLELRTATSAALHRAKQKGVPAIFDGIRVAGDESTPDRIYKITVEPYKKSSQSLYLICIEEMHDEVSDDEEAERFRSDDLSSERISNLELELSYTRETLQATVEELESSNEELQATNQELIASNEELQSTNEELHSVNEELYTVNSEHKQKIEELTQLTSDMDNLLKSTDIGTIFLDNELCIRMFTPAISAAFNVMEQDIGRPINHIAYKLDSPNLLSDAAAVLASAESREIEVQNSDGRVYLQRMQPYRTEEGVVRGIVLTTTDITALKQAEQAQRTLMTLAQVGEELPDFAYAVSHDLQAPLRHISQYAEMLDAATKENDSQKILKSGKVIRDSASNLSMMIEALLTYSRINTLGRPLDRVPLTDAIGDALANLSTTLDFYGAEVEMDELAVVAGDREQLQLLFFHLIDNAIKYRSDQPPRIHLSNTAVDGFVQINVADNGIGVDERHANRVFTIFKRLGFKPDVPGIGVGLAICKRIVIRHGGRIWLERSPSGGTVVCLTLREYKPFSSGNLSEQGSGDHA from the coding sequence ATGAGCGATTCTGAAGACCAACCACTACTCGTCATCGGAATCGGGGCGTCCGCCGGTGGGCTTGCGCCGATTGAGGACTTCTTTGATCACATGCCAGCCGATTCTGGTATGGCGTTTGTCATTATTCAGCACCTTTCGCCAGACTTTAAGAGTTTGATGGATGAGCTGTTGGCTCGTCACACCAAGATGACGATCCGCAAGGTGACCGATGGAATGACGGTGGAGCCTGACACGATCTACTTGATCCCACCTGAAAAGAACATGGCTTTGTCAGCCGGCAAATTGTTGCTAACTCAGCAAGACCATGCCCGCGGTTTGAACTTGCCCATCGACATCTTCTTTCGCTCATTGGCACAAGATGCGGGACCTCGCGCGGTGGCGATCGTTTTGTCAGGCACCGGTAGCGACGGTTCGCGTGGGATCAAAGACGTTCGCGAATTGGGCGGCGTTGTGATGGTGCAGACGGAAGCGTCGGCTGGCTTTGACGGGATGCCGCGTGCTGCCATTCAGTCCAATGCGGTGGACGTCGTTTGCACGCCCGAGGAGATGCCTTCGCGATTGATCGAATACGCCAAGGGTCGCGATCGGGACGTGCTCAAGAATCAAGACGAGATCAGTGAGGGCACCGGTGATTCGGCCCTGTTCAGTATCCTGCGAATGTTTCGTCTGCGGCATGGTCTGGATTTCGCATTGTACAAACCGGCCACCATCACCCGACGCCTCGAACGCCGGATGCAGATGGGCGGATTCAAGGACGCCAACGAGTACGCGGCGTTGCTTGAGAATGACGAAGAAGAAGTGGAGGCCCTCTACCGGGACCTGTTGGTTGAGGTCACTCAGTTCTTCCGTGACGAAGCGGCCTTCGTCCGTCTGCGGAATGAAATCATTCCCAAGATTGTGGAGAACGCTGCGGTTGGCGATGAGCTGCGGATTTGGGTCCCAGGGTGTGCAACGGGAGAAGAGGCCTATTCCATCGCCATGCTCTTTCACGAAGCGATGGAAAAAGAAGGTCGCACCTGCGACTACAAGGTGTTTGCAACGGACGTTCACCGGACGTCTTTGGAAACGGCTAGTACCGGTGTTTACCCGACATCGGCATTGGACACCGTGCCGACCGATTTTCAGGTCAAATACTTCACTCAATCCGGTGGCCTGTGTCACATCAAACGCGATGTGAGACAGCGCGTGATCTTTGCTGCAAATGATCTCACCAATGACCCCCCGTTCACTCGACTGGATTTCATTAGTTGTCGAAACGTTCTGATTTATTTGGAACCAAAGATTCAGAAGCGGATTCTGTCGCTGTTCCATTTTGGATTGCGGACGGGAGGAATTCTCTTCCTCGGTCCCAGTGAAACCGTCGGCGATTTGGCGCCTGAGTTTGAAACACTCGACCGGCACTGGCGTCTGTATTCTAAGCGAAGGGATGTTCGGTTGCCCGACGCGGCTCGGTTACCAATGACGCCCATTCTCAGCACCGTCATTCGAGAAAAACAACATGGGTTTGTTGCGGTTGCACCGCAGGGCGATCGGCAAGCGTGGGTGTCGACCGCCATGGAAGACTTGCTGACCAAGCATGTTCCTCCGAGCTTGATGGTCAACGAATTCAACGAGGTGATTCATACCTTCGGCGACGCGCGAAAACTGCTGGTGCAGCCGGAAGGGCGGCCGAGTCTCGATGTTTTGAAAATGCTATGCCTGGAATTGAGAACGGCCACCAGTGCCGCATTGCATCGAGCCAAGCAAAAAGGTGTGCCGGCGATCTTTGACGGAATTCGCGTTGCCGGGGACGAGTCCACTCCGGACCGGATCTACAAAATCACCGTCGAGCCGTACAAGAAGTCAAGTCAAAGCCTCTATCTGATTTGCATTGAAGAAATGCACGATGAGGTGTCGGACGATGAGGAGGCCGAGCGTTTTCGATCCGACGATTTGTCCAGTGAACGCATCAGCAACCTTGAACTGGAGCTTTCCTACACACGAGAGACGTTGCAGGCGACGGTGGAAGAATTGGAGTCCAGCAACGAAGAATTGCAGGCCACCAACCAAGAGTTGATCGCATCAAACGAGGAGCTGCAGAGCACCAACGAAGAATTACACAGCGTCAACGAGGAGTTGTACACGGTCAATTCCGAGCACAAGCAAAAGATTGAAGAGCTGACACAGCTCACCAGTGACATGGACAATCTTTTGAAGAGCACGGACATCGGAACGATCTTTCTCGACAATGAGTTATGCATCCGCATGTTCACCCCGGCAATTTCTGCCGCGTTCAATGTGATGGAACAGGACATCGGTCGTCCGATCAATCACATCGCGTACAAGTTGGATAGCCCAAACCTGCTTTCTGATGCCGCGGCTGTTTTGGCGTCTGCCGAATCTCGTGAAATCGAAGTGCAGAACTCAGACGGCCGCGTCTACCTGCAACGCATGCAACCGTACCGCACGGAGGAGGGTGTGGTCCGGGGGATCGTGTTGACCACGACAGACATCACGGCACTCAAGCAGGCCGAGCAGGCTCAACGGACGTTGATGACGCTGGCTCAGGTGGGTGAGGAGTTGCCCGATTTTGCCTATGCGGTGTCGCACGATTTGCAAGCGCCTCTGCGTCACATTTCGCAGTATGCGGAGATGCTCGACGCGGCGACCAAAGAAAATGACTCGCAGAAGATTTTGAAGTCGGGCAAGGTGATTCGCGACAGTGCGTCGAACTTGAGCATGATGATCGAAGCTCTGTTGACGTATTCACGAATCAACACTTTGGGACGCCCACTGGACCGAGTTCCGTTGACGGACGCGATCGGCGATGCCCTGGCCAACTTATCGACGACATTGGACTTTTACGGTGCCGAAGTTGAAATGGATGAGCTGGCCGTGGTGGCAGGTGATCGAGAGCAACTTCAGTTGTTGTTCTTCCATTTGATCGATAACGCGATCAAGTATCGTTCCGACCAGCCGCCGCGAATTCATCTGTCCAACACCGCGGTGGACGGTTTCGTTCAGATCAACGTTGCGGACAACGGGATCGGTGTGGACGAACGTCACGCGAATCGTGTGTTCACGATTTTCAAGCGTTTGGGGTTCAAACCCGACGTGCCAGGGATCGGCGTGGGGCTGGCGATTTGCAAACGCATTGTGATTCGGCACGGTGGGCGAATCTGGTTGGAGAGAAGTCCAAGTGGTGGAACGGTCGTCTGTCTAACGCTGCGTGAATACAAACCATTCAGTTCAGGAAACCTCTCGGAGCAAGGCTCCGGTGACCATGCATAG
- a CDS encoding response regulator yields MQNQPKPIDILLAEDSETDAELTIDALQQGKIRNNIHHVWDGEEVMQFLRKQGKYEGAVRPDLILLDLNMPKLDGRSVLKEIRSDVALKAIPVVVLTTSSQERDIHESYGLAANNYIVKPVDLTQFFSVIQSVQDFWVNVVKLPQK; encoded by the coding sequence ATGCAAAATCAGCCGAAGCCGATCGATATCTTGCTGGCGGAAGACAGTGAAACCGACGCGGAATTGACCATCGATGCACTGCAACAGGGAAAGATCCGCAACAACATCCATCACGTTTGGGATGGTGAGGAGGTGATGCAGTTTTTGCGCAAACAGGGCAAGTACGAGGGCGCCGTGCGTCCTGATTTGATTCTGCTCGATCTGAATATGCCGAAGTTGGATGGCCGATCGGTGCTCAAAGAGATTCGTTCCGATGTTGCGCTCAAGGCCATTCCTGTTGTCGTGCTGACCACGTCCAGTCAAGAACGTGACATTCATGAGTCGTATGGATTAGCAGCCAACAACTACATCGTGAAGCCGGTGGATTTGACGCAGTTCTTTTCCGTGATTCAGAGCGTCCAGGACTTCTGGGTCAACGTGGTCAAACTGCCGCAGAAGTGA
- a CDS encoding sensor histidine kinase, whose translation MIRADERRHEVILLSSQAVNASEQLDRELGYGGLIHNFKNYVLRPDESKYYAAAQENARKARQKIKELRQIQFGEIQGPELPETSAMITAYTSQLAVVHAMAENGASAREIDAKVRFDDQPTLDELERRIESFTDQCWLEAEELQSQARMLMLVNVAVAIATAILLATLSVRQHLNDLRNRVVYIRLLGESGGIWNWNRQNDEVEYAPKFRRLLGFEGDDTKSIPNTIQASRDRIHPEDLASFDEQLVQQRESKKPFSAEFRMLHHDGDYRWFRTHAHTLFNGVGTPVRTAGMIFNIEDSKQYEHDLQQSNQELQRFAFAASHDLQEPLRAIIGFSQLLQQRYAGDLDDKGQSYLKHIVDGAGRMKALIDDLLALSRVGRSELEIAPVDLNDCVQTAMQNLSHLIQETNADIQVADLDVVEGHEGLLVELFQNLINNAIKFRKPGQRAKVTIDQIREDGRLVVDVSDEGIGIDQSHHSQIFELFKRLHRREQIPGTGIGLALCKRIVDRHNGSMTLVSSLGRGASFRISLPVASASVPSSNISSITEFEYAKSAEADRYLAGGRQ comes from the coding sequence ATGATCCGTGCCGATGAACGTCGACACGAAGTGATCTTGCTTTCGTCGCAAGCTGTGAATGCATCGGAGCAATTGGATCGCGAACTTGGTTACGGCGGGCTAATCCACAACTTCAAGAACTACGTTCTGCGTCCCGACGAGTCGAAGTACTACGCCGCCGCTCAAGAGAACGCACGCAAGGCTCGTCAGAAGATCAAGGAGCTGCGGCAAATTCAATTTGGTGAGATCCAGGGACCTGAATTGCCGGAAACGTCGGCAATGATCACGGCTTACACCTCGCAGTTGGCCGTCGTGCACGCGATGGCTGAAAACGGTGCCAGCGCCCGTGAGATCGATGCGAAGGTTCGATTTGACGACCAACCGACCTTGGACGAGCTTGAGCGGCGAATTGAATCGTTCACGGACCAATGTTGGCTGGAAGCGGAGGAACTTCAATCGCAAGCCCGAATGCTGATGCTGGTGAATGTGGCGGTCGCGATTGCAACTGCGATTCTGTTGGCGACGCTCAGCGTCCGTCAGCATCTAAACGATCTGCGAAATCGAGTGGTCTACATCCGTTTGTTGGGTGAAAGCGGTGGGATTTGGAATTGGAATCGTCAAAACGACGAGGTTGAGTACGCGCCAAAGTTTCGGCGTTTGCTGGGGTTCGAAGGTGATGACACGAAGTCCATTCCCAACACGATCCAAGCCAGCCGCGACCGGATCCATCCAGAGGACCTAGCAAGCTTCGATGAGCAGCTCGTTCAGCAGCGGGAAAGCAAGAAGCCATTCAGTGCCGAGTTTCGGATGCTGCATCACGATGGAGACTACCGTTGGTTTCGAACGCACGCACACACCTTGTTCAACGGAGTCGGGACACCGGTTCGGACTGCCGGGATGATCTTCAATATCGAAGATAGCAAGCAGTACGAGCACGACTTGCAGCAAAGTAACCAAGAACTTCAGCGGTTTGCCTTCGCCGCGTCACATGATCTTCAGGAGCCTCTTCGGGCGATCATCGGTTTCAGCCAATTGCTGCAGCAGCGATATGCGGGAGATCTGGATGACAAAGGTCAGAGCTACCTGAAGCACATCGTGGATGGCGCCGGACGCATGAAAGCATTGATTGATGATCTGCTGGCGCTGTCGCGAGTCGGACGATCCGAGTTGGAGATCGCTCCGGTTGATTTGAACGATTGCGTCCAAACCGCGATGCAAAACTTGTCGCATTTGATCCAGGAAACCAACGCTGACATTCAAGTCGCTGATCTCGATGTCGTCGAAGGTCATGAAGGGTTGTTGGTCGAGTTGTTTCAGAACTTGATCAACAACGCGATCAAATTTCGAAAGCCAGGTCAGCGGGCCAAAGTCACGATCGATCAAATCCGTGAAGACGGTCGATTGGTCGTTGATGTTTCCGATGAAGGCATCGGGATCGACCAAAGTCATCACTCGCAAATTTTTGAACTCTTCAAACGGCTTCACCGCCGTGAACAGATTCCCGGGACGGGAATCGGTTTGGCGCTCTGTAAACGCATCGTCGACCGCCACAACGGATCCATGACTCTCGTGTCATCCTTGGGACGAGGTGCTTCATTCCGTATTTCGTTGCCGGTGGCAAGTGCTTCCGTTCCGTCGTCCAACATTTCATCCATTACCGAATTCGAATATGCAAAATCAGCCGAAGCCGATCGATATCTTGCTGGCGGAAGACAGTGA